In one Achromobacter spanius genomic region, the following are encoded:
- the betB gene encoding betaine-aldehyde dehydrogenase encodes MPLPIQQLYIHGRRTNAISSKTITTVNPANGAVLAEVQVAARQDIDRAVASAQEGQKVWAARTPAERGRVLLKAAQMLRERNDELAELETLDTGKPLSETRTVDIATGVDVIEYYAGLAAAVEGVQVPLRESSFFYTRREPLGVIAGIGAWNYPVQIAMWKSAAALATGNAMVFKPAEITPLTALRLAEIYTQAGVPNGVFNVVLGSGREIGDWLTGHPGVAKVSFTGGVETGKQVMGVAAATLKSVTLELGGKSALIVLPDACLERAADIAVMANFFSSGQVCTNGTRVFVHRSHKAAFEAAVLERVARIRIGDPFDPRTNFGPLVSAAHMDHVLSWIEIGKREGATLLAGGVRLTDGALGKGSYVAPTVFSDCEDRMEIVQEEIFGPVMSILAFDTEDEAVQRANDSRYGLAAGVVSRDLAAAHRVAHRLQAGICWVNTWGESPAQMPVGGYKQSGLGRENGMDALAQYTQTKSVQVELGPFASVF; translated from the coding sequence ATGCCTTTGCCTATCCAGCAACTCTACATCCATGGCCGGCGCACCAACGCCATCAGCAGCAAGACCATCACCACGGTAAACCCCGCCAACGGCGCGGTGCTGGCCGAAGTGCAGGTGGCCGCTCGGCAGGACATCGACCGCGCCGTGGCCAGCGCGCAGGAAGGGCAGAAGGTATGGGCGGCGCGCACCCCCGCCGAGCGCGGGCGCGTGCTGCTGAAGGCGGCGCAGATGCTGCGCGAACGTAACGACGAATTGGCCGAACTTGAAACGCTGGATACCGGCAAGCCGCTGTCCGAAACCCGTACCGTCGACATCGCCACCGGCGTGGACGTCATCGAGTATTACGCGGGGCTGGCCGCGGCCGTGGAGGGCGTGCAAGTGCCGCTGCGCGAATCCAGCTTCTTCTACACGCGCCGCGAACCGCTGGGCGTGATTGCGGGCATCGGCGCGTGGAACTATCCCGTCCAGATTGCCATGTGGAAATCGGCCGCGGCCTTGGCCACCGGCAACGCCATGGTGTTCAAGCCCGCCGAGATCACCCCCTTGACGGCGTTGCGGCTGGCCGAGATCTACACCCAGGCAGGCGTGCCCAACGGCGTATTCAACGTGGTGCTGGGCAGCGGCCGTGAAATCGGCGATTGGCTGACCGGCCACCCCGGCGTGGCGAAGGTGTCGTTCACTGGGGGCGTGGAAACCGGCAAACAAGTGATGGGCGTGGCGGCGGCAACGCTCAAAAGCGTCACGCTGGAACTCGGCGGAAAATCGGCGTTGATCGTGCTGCCCGATGCCTGCCTTGAACGCGCGGCAGACATCGCCGTTATGGCCAACTTCTTCAGCTCGGGCCAGGTATGCACCAATGGCACGCGCGTGTTCGTGCACCGATCGCACAAGGCGGCGTTTGAGGCTGCCGTGCTGGAACGGGTGGCGCGCATCCGCATTGGCGACCCCTTCGATCCGCGCACGAACTTCGGGCCGCTGGTCAGCGCGGCGCACATGGACCACGTGTTGAGCTGGATAGAAATCGGCAAGCGCGAGGGAGCCACCTTGCTGGCGGGCGGCGTGCGGCTGACAGACGGTGCGTTGGGCAAGGGCTCTTATGTGGCGCCCACGGTGTTTTCAGATTGCGAAGACCGCATGGAGATCGTGCAGGAAGAGATCTTCGGCCCCGTCATGAGCATCCTGGCGTTCGATACCGAAGACGAAGCGGTGCAGCGCGCCAATGACAGCCGCTACGGCCTGGCCGCGGGCGTGGTCAGCCGCGACCTGGCCGCCGCGCATCGCGTTGCGCATCGCTTGCAGGCGGGCATTTGTTGGGTCAACACCTGGGGTGAATCGCCCGCGCAGATGCCGGTGGGCGGCTACAAGCAATCTGGCCTTGGACGCGAAAACGGCATGGATGCGCTGGCCCAATACACGCAGACAAAATCCGTGCAGGTCGAACTCGGCCCTTTCGCGTCGGTGTTCTGA
- the betI gene encoding transcriptional regulator BetI, with amino-acid sequence MPKVGMQPIRCNQLIQATLESIDQVGLAESSIAHIARAAKLSTGIISHYFGDKDGLLEATMRELLRNLRDSVSRARLDAPAAARAQLRAIINGNFVPTQVSGSAMRAWLTFWAASMHQPRLRRLQRANDRRLHSNLCCQFRRVMPQAQARDAARGLAALIDGLWLRGSLQGADFAGDKARDIAYDYVDLLLDRSQFKGEPALGPPSL; translated from the coding sequence ATGCCAAAAGTCGGAATGCAGCCCATCCGCTGCAATCAACTCATCCAAGCCACGCTTGAATCCATCGATCAGGTCGGGTTGGCGGAAAGCTCCATCGCCCATATCGCCCGCGCGGCCAAATTGTCCACCGGCATCATCAGCCATTACTTTGGCGACAAGGACGGTCTGCTGGAAGCCACCATGCGGGAATTGCTGCGCAACCTGCGAGATTCCGTCTCGCGCGCGCGTCTTGATGCGCCGGCCGCAGCGCGCGCCCAGTTGCGCGCCATCATCAACGGCAACTTCGTGCCCACCCAGGTGTCGGGCAGCGCCATGCGCGCGTGGCTGACGTTCTGGGCGGCCAGCATGCACCAGCCGCGCCTGCGCCGGTTGCAACGCGCCAACGACCGCCGTCTGCATTCCAACCTGTGCTGCCAGTTCCGGCGCGTGATGCCGCAGGCGCAAGCGCGAGACGCCGCGCGTGGCCTTGCCGCCCTGATCGACGGCCTGTGGCTGCGGGGCAGCCTGCAGGGCGCGGATTTTGCCGGCGACAAGGCGCGTGACATTGCCTACGACTATGTGGACCTGCTGCTTGACCGCAGCCAATTCAAGGGCGAACCGGCCTTGGGCCCGCCCTCACTTTGA